TTTTTGTCCAGGTTCTATTTAAAACCTGATAAAATCTTcagataaaaatgaattttaaatgaaaagtgATGTGaaagtgttggtttttttttaatgtgagtTATCAACAACGAAATCCTGACCATGTACTATTAGAGTTAGAAATTTTGCTCGcttaacattttaaagtttattgaaTGATATAACGGTAAGTTTATtggattttttatgtattttgaaattgCAGTTTTccttatgaaaaaaatgaagcGCGTGCGTATAGagatttgtaattttaaacttCAAATAATCATTTCCTTACTaaaccaaaatgaaaacaagtaaataaaacaaatggcATTGCTtggtttaaaacttttatatcaATGCAGTTAAAGATATTCAGATTTGTACTTCAAACTTTAAAACTAGCTgataattatgaaataaatttaaaaaacaatctaTGTTTCATATACCTTATGAGTGGATAGATATTtcgggatatatattttttatcacatataaTTATGACTTTATTTGTATGTGCTTgaatttttacaacaatttatatataGGTACATCAcggaatttcaaattgaatcaCATTATCAAAATTGCTATTGAATATAgttcaaaatatgaataaaaagagctttgaaatatcataaatttcaaaaacactGTTTGTTCTAGTACAAGATCGAAATAGATTTCATTAAGTATGTGTAATATGTATCATAAATTAATTATCGGTATCAAAATTTCTATCAGCTATTcaatacaacatattttttttttggcagggACAACAAATGTGACCATAAAGTTTCAATACTGTTCAGCAACAAAGCAGACAAGCTGCTACGATGTGACCATCAGAAATGTTAGAAATGAGTCATCGGGTCTTTTTAAGGCATTTTCGGAAGACGCACAGGATCCAGCAAAACGAGGGTTTGGATTAGGACAACTTCAAGGTATAGAAGGTCGAATCTGTACGTATGGTTTCCAGTCACCAGTTGTAAACGGACAGAATAAAATGTTCCCAAGTGTTCTCATCCTTGTATTGG
This Mytilus trossulus isolate FHL-02 chromosome 14, PNRI_Mtr1.1.1.hap1, whole genome shotgun sequence DNA region includes the following protein-coding sequences:
- the LOC134697315 gene encoding uncharacterized protein LOC134697315 isoform X2, producing the protein MMILVYCAGQCKQCADIIHTTPMNSTDQLPTCVSAPQPTPCNGTAIGCAEFNGNVSFGMKGTTNVTIKFQYCSATKQTSCYDVTIRNVRNESSGLFKAFSEDAQDPAKRGFGLGQLQGIEGRICTYGFQSPVVNGQNKMFPSVLILVLALICQ
- the LOC134697315 gene encoding uncharacterized protein LOC134697315 isoform X1; the encoded protein is MAYCNMLLILAFVLCGGLTVNAGQCKQCADIIHTTPMNSTDQLPTCVSAPQPTPCNGTAIGCAEFNGNVSFGMKGTTNVTIKFQYCSATKQTSCYDVTIRNVRNESSGLFKAFSEDAQDPAKRGFGLGQLQGIEGRICTYGFQSPVVNGQNKMFPSVLILVLALICQ